The DNA region CAGTCCGATGTCCTCACCCGCACGAATTGTGTTACCGCCTATTTGAATAGGATGAATGCCATTTAGGGTGTGCCGTATGCGATCGATGAGCATGGGATTCGGTGCAGCTGGGATGGCGGCGGCGGTGCTGGCGGGATGGTGTCGAGCGCGGTCGCGCAGGCCGCCCCGGCTTCCGAGTGCGACGGCTGGCGTATGGATACCCTGGCGCAGGGGCTGGGCAACGCGGAGAATCTCGAAACTGACGGGAACGGCGGGTTCTTCGTCTCCAGTTTGGATGTGCACAAGCTGTACGACATCGACGCCGCCGGCACTGTGACTGTCGTACGAGACGATTTCAGTAGCGGACCGGGCGCGTTGCAGCGGGACGGCAGCACGTTGTATGTCGGGGCGGAATGACCGACGGCACAGTCGGCGTGCACGCGCTGGACACGGCGACCGGAGCGGTGACCCACGTGACCGATCTCGTCGGCAACGGCCTGCTCCGGTTGCCGAACGGGGACATGCTGACGACCTGGGTAGGCACCGAGGGCAGTCCGCCGGCCGGCGTGAGCGCCTACCACCACGACACCGGTGTGGTCCAACCGAATTGGAGCCCGGTTCCCCGCTCCGAAGGACTGGCGCTGAGCCCCGACGGCACCGCGGTCTATACCGACGACCTGTTCACCGGTCAGATCTACCGCATCCCGCTCGACGATCCCGGCCATTGGACCATCGCGGGCCGGATCGGCGGCATCGTCCCCGGCGACGACGACCTCACCATGACCCAGACCGGAATCCTGTACGTAGCAGCCCATATCGGCGGCTCGATCGACCGGCTCGATCCGGAGACCGGCGCCACCTGTTCGATCGCGACCGGCATCTCCTGGGGCTGGACCGGGCCGTCTTCGGTGCGTATAGGCCCGGACGGTGACGGCTGGGCCCTGTATGTCACTGCCTTCGATGGCACGTTCCGCCGCATCCGGCCCCCGGCTGGTATCGATCTCACTCCGGCCCAGACCGACTGACGGCGGCGAGAAGGGTTCGATGTAGGGGTTCCAGTAGTATTCGCCGAAAATCCAACGAAGTTCTCGTAGTGCCTGGTCAGCTGCGGTGCGGCGAGTATTGCGAACCCCCGACAGGTTGACGTTGATGCGTACACGGCAACCTTTACAGTTCCAGCCTGCGGAAACTGTTGACCCCGAGGGTGTCTCGTGAACGTTCGTTACCGGACACCGCAAGGCCCGTGTCCGTCTGCAGGGGTCGCCGTAGTATTCGCCGAATTTCGGGCGGATATGGCGTAGTTCCTGGTGACTTCGCGGTTGCGCTGCGGCACAGGGTGGTTGGTGGTTGGCTTGGCGGCCGATGAGGCTGGTCGGCGTGCTGGAGGCTGGGGTTCGTGGCGACACGGGTGTTCGCGGATGAGGAGCTGGAGCGTCTTCGAGGGTTCCGGAGATCAGTCGCGAGGAGCTAGTCCGGTTCTTCACGCTCGCCCCTGCTGATGTGGCGTTCGTCGACCCGGGCCGCGGTCGTAGACCGGCGGATCGGCTGGGACTTGCCCTCACGCTGTGCACGTTGCCGTGGCTCGGCTTCGTTCCCGACAGGCTGACCTCAGCGCCGCAGGTGGCGGTGGCTCGGTTGGCCGAGCAGCTGAATGTCGATGCGGCGCAGCTTCGTTCGTACGGCAAGCGAGCCAAGACACGGACCGAGCATGTGCGCCTGGTTGCGCAGTACTTGAGCTGGCGGGCAGCCGGGACGACAGAGCTGAAGGAGCTGGACGAGTTCCTGCTGGCGCGGGCGATGGAGCACGATTCGCCGACGCTGTTGTTCCGGCTGGGATGTGAGTATCTGATCTCGGCGCGGGTGATCCGGCCGGGCCCGGTGACTGGCGTGGAGCGGGTTGCCCACGCTCGTGGGCAGGCGCAGGAGCAGACCTACGATCGGCTCGCGCACATGCTCACCCCGGCGCGGTGCGTTGAACTGGATGCGCTGCTGGTCAACGATCCGTCAATCGGGACCTCGCGGCTCAAGTGGTTGGCGACCGGTCCGGTGGAAGCGTCCGCGGCGGCGTTTCCTGGCCACGATGGGCCGGCGCCTGACTGGGCAGGCGCTCGAACGCCGGGATCCGCAACGCCGTCATCCGATTCTGTTGACGCTGCTGGCGCAGTCGGCCACCGATGTTCTCGATGAGGTTGTGCGGCTGTTCGATCAGGCGATCTCGGCGAAGTTCAGTGCGGCCGAACGGCGGATGCTACAAGAGCTGGCCGACCGAGGAAAGTCCGGTGAGGACCGGCAAGCGCTGCTGGACGATCTCCTCGCGATCGTCACCGACCTGCATATCTCCGACGAGGAAATCGGCGGTCTCATCCGGGGAGACCGGATCGGGTGGGAACGGTTGCGCGCGGCGATCACCCAAGCAAAGCCCCGGCTGCCACGCGATCACGGACATCTGGCCGCGCTCGATGCGTCCTACAGCTATCTGCGCCAGTTCACCCCGGTGGTGCTGTCGAACGTGCGGTTCGCTGGTGGGACCGCAGCCACGGAGCTGCTGATCGCGGTGAATATGTTGCGTGAGCTCAGAACTCTCGTATCCGGTCATTTATGAGAAGGATCGAGGTTCTCGGTGTCGGCGATAGTGGCCCAGCGGTGTGTGAGGCGGCGGCATGCGTGGACGAGTTCGGGTGGGTGCAGGTTGGTGAGTTCGGTGTCGAAGGTGGCGAGGATGCCGGCGATGCCGGCCCAGGACCAGGCGCCGAGAGTGAGTCGGCAGTGCTCGGTGTCGAGGTGTTCCACGACGGAGCCGCCTGGTGCCCAGCGGGCCACGATGTGAGCGGGCAGGTTGAGCTGGGCGGTGCCCGTGTATGGCCAAGCGGCGGGGCTGTCGCCGCGGTCGTGGGTGCTCATCACGAAGTGGGCGAGGTCGTCGCTGGGAAGCGCGCGGGCGGAGAAGGGCTGGGTGGTGGGGCGGGGGTGCAGTCGGTCGACGCGGTGCACTCGCCATCGATGGTCGGTGACGTCGTAGGCGACCAGGTACCACCGGGCGGCCCAGACGACCAGGTGATGGGGCTCGATGTGGTGCGCGGGCAGGAAGTCGGGGTCACCGGGTTCGGGGCGTGTGCCGTCGAGACGCAGTGTCTCGGTGACGAGTAGGTGGCGGCGGCGGTAGCGCGGGGGGCATGACTTGGTGCAGAGTGGCCAGCGCCCGCGCGGCGTCGTCTCCGAGGCCGAACATCGTGCTCGGCGCGGTTTGCAAGGCCACCGCGATCGCGAGGGCTTGGTCGTGGTCGAACAGCAGTGGAGGCAGGGTCCGCCCGGCGCCGAGCTGGTAGCCGCCGTCGGGGCCGTGGATGGTGGCGATCGGGTAGTCGAGTTGGCGCAAGGTTTCGATGTCGCGGCGGACGGTACGTTCGCTGGCCCCGAGCCGGGTCGCGAGCTCGCGCAGCGACCACTGCCGTCCTGTTCCGAGCAGGGACAACAGTCGCAACGCCCGATGTGAGGTGTTCGCCATCGTCCCATCATGACCGGGTAGTGGCCACTCGGTGTCCACTACCGGTGTCAGCGTGGGTTGTTCTGTTTCGGACGGGCAATGGTGGAGAGGACGGTCAGGTATGCGGGTAGTCGTGGTAGGTGGTGGGATTGGTGGGCTCGCGCTGGGGGCGGGGCTGCGTCGCCGGGGGTTCGAGGTAGCGGTATTCGACCGTGACACCGATGTAGCGGCGACGGGTGGCTACCACATCACCTTGGATGAGCGGGCGCTGTCGGCGCTGACGGATCTGGTGGAACCGAAGATCATGCGGCGGTTGCTGGCATCGGGTTCGGCGCTGCGGCTGCGCGAGCGTGACGCGTTCTGGGACCGCCGTGGCCGGCTGCTCGGCTACGGACCGGATCTGAGCGGCAGCGGCAGCATCGACGTCGATCGAATCACCCTGCGGATGCTGCTGGCCGAAGCGGTCGGAGATGACATGCATCTGGGATGCAGCGTGTCCGGTGTCGGCCATGACGATCATGGCGCGCCGCAGGTGTTGTTCACCGATCAGGCGCCGGTCTCGGCGGATCTGGTGGTGGGCGCGGATGGCGCCCACTCGGTGGTCGCCCGCCACCTGGCGGGCGGCCCGACCAACAGCCCGGCGGGCATCATCGGGTTCTGCGGCCGCACCCTCCTGCAAGACCTCAGCCCCGGCGAGCAGCAGCGGCTGAAACCACGATCGGGGACGGCGATCGGCCCGCGTGGGGCAGCGCTGTATGTCGGGTTCCTCGACCCGGTCGGCAACACCGCGCTCGACGCCCCCGAGCTGAGGATGTCGGTCACCACCGGACCCACCTACATCTGGGGCGCCATGTTCCCTGAATCCGCCGTCCGCGATTCCCTGCGTGACCTGCAGGGCGGCGAGTTGCAGGCCGCGCTGCTCGGCATGTTCTGCGAGCGACGCTGGGCCGAGCACACGCTCGAGGTCATCGCCAGGGCCGACCCGCACAGCGTGGCCGGGTTCCGCTTCAACGCCGCCTCCACCCGCGCAGCCGATCTCGCGCCCTGGCCTGCGGGTCGCATCACCGCACTCGGCGACGCTGTCCACGCCACACCACCCACCGCCGGAATGGGAGCGGGCGCGGCCATCCGCGACGCCGCCAGCCTGCTCGAGCACATCAGCGCCGCTGCCAACGGCACCACCACCCTCACCGACGCCGTGGGCGATTTCGAGACCGGCATGCGCCGGCGTGGCAGCGAAGTTCTCACCCTGGCTATGAAAACCGTCCGGTGGATCCTGGCCACCGACACCACACTCGGCGCCGCAGCCACCGCCGTGAGCACTCCAATTCTGGCCGCAGCAGCCAGGCTGCGTCACTGACCGGCCACGCGACGGCCGTCTCCCTGGGCCCGCAGCGGTGCGCGGAGCTGGACCGGGCCAGGGCGGATCACCTTCGCCGAGATCAGGTACTCGCACGCCAGCCGGAACAACAAGGTCGGGGAATCGTGCTCCATCGCCCGTGCCAGCAGGAACTCGTCGAGCTCCTTCAGCTCCATCGTTCCCGGACCACCCCAGGCCATGCGCGACCTCACCAGCCCTCTCGGACCCGATCGCGGGCGCTAACGGCAGCTTCACCTGCGCCTACGCCATATCCGCCCGAAATTCGGCGAATACTACGGCGACCCCTGGTGGTGCGTCGGAGTAGGTGTGGGTGAGGTTGAGGGGATCGGTCAGGTGGTCGAGATGTGGCCGCAGCCCGAAGATGTCGCGTCCCGCTGGCGGCGGGCCCGCGTGCGGATCGCGCTGCAGCTGACTTATGGGC from Nocardia tengchongensis includes:
- a CDS encoding SMP-30/gluconolactonase/LRE family protein — encoded protein: MTDGTVGVHALDTATGAVTHVTDLVGNGLLRLPNGDMLTTWVGTEGSPPAGVSAYHHDTGVVQPNWSPVPRSEGLALSPDGTAVYTDDLFTGQIYRIPLDDPGHWTIAGRIGGIVPGDDDLTMTQTGILYVAAHIGGSIDRLDPETGATCSIATGISWGWTGPSSVRIGPDGDGWALYVTAFDGTFRRIRPPAGIDLTPAQTD
- a CDS encoding NAD(P)/FAD-dependent oxidoreductase, coding for MRVVVVGGGIGGLALGAGLRRRGFEVAVFDRDTDVAATGGYHITLDERALSALTDLVEPKIMRRLLASGSALRLRERDAFWDRRGRLLGYGPDLSGSGSIDVDRITLRMLLAEAVGDDMHLGCSVSGVGHDDHGAPQVLFTDQAPVSADLVVGADGAHSVVARHLAGGPTNSPAGIIGFCGRTLLQDLSPGEQQRLKPRSGTAIGPRGAALYVGFLDPVGNTALDAPELRMSVTTGPTYIWGAMFPESAVRDSLRDLQGGELQAALLGMFCERRWAEHTLEVIARADPHSVAGFRFNAASTRAADLAPWPAGRITALGDAVHATPPTAGMGAGAAIRDAASLLEHISAAANGTTTLTDAVGDFETGMRRRGSEVLTLAMKTVRWILATDTTLGAAATAVSTPILAAAARLRH
- a CDS encoding YafY family protein, yielding MRLDGTRPEPGDPDFLPAHHIEPHHLVVWAARWYLVAYDVTDHRWRVHRVDRLHPRPTTQPFSARALPSDDLAHFVMSTHDRGDSPAAWPYTGTAQLNLPAHIVARWAPGGSVVEHLDTEHCRLTLGAWSWAGIAGILATFDTELTNLHPPELVHACRRLTHRWATIADTENLDPSHK
- a CDS encoding YafY family protein, translated to MANTSHRALRLLSLLGTGRQWSLRELATRLGASERTVRRDIETLRQLDYPIATIHGPDGGYQLGAGRTLPPLLFDHDQALAIAVALQTAPSTMFGLGDDAARALATLHQVMPPALPPPPPTRHRDTASRRHTPRTR